The Gymnogyps californianus isolate 813 chromosome 3, ASM1813914v2, whole genome shotgun sequence genomic sequence ACTGCAAGCCTTGTCCTCAGCAAGATGACCACATACCCTCAGCTGGATCAACCAGAAGCCATAAGGCTAAGGAGTAAAAAGCTCAGACACACAGCTCCAGATCTGTAGACATCCCACCCACCTTCCTCCATTTCTTGCTCTGCCACTATGCCCTGGAACTCACCCAGccctgaaaaatatctttggtCTAAGAGGGTGTAGCAGATGGGATTGGGTGTGCGGAGGGCATCCAGCGCCTGGCCACGGTGGAACTCCACAGACAGTATATCAGAAGTAGGATCAGCCCTCGGAGAGGAGCACCACTGCATTCGGCAGTTGTAGAAAACAAGGAAGCCTCCGCTCTCAAAGTGCAGAACCAGCctgggagaagcagagaagtAGAAGTCTCTCGTCAGAAACATCCCTGAACCATTTGTTATATTCTGCTCTGGCTGAAGAAACTTGCACAGCAAGAGCAGAAAGAGACAGCAGCGTAGCAATAGAGTGAAAAGCTACTGGAAGGTGAGAAAAGAGCCTGTACGTGACATAAGCTTAGGGAGAAGCACACAGTGAGGCATCAGCCCTCGCACATGCCTACTCATTCTCACGAGAGCCAGGGAGACATCTTGAAGTACCAGTCCCCCAGGCCTCCTCAGGCAGGAGGACTGCCACAGTTCAAGCGGGAATCAAAGGCTGTACCCTAGCCCAGCTATTCCTTCCCTGCAGCTTATCACTACACTTGCTTGTGTGCACAGGGTCACAGCAGGCACTCCAACACAGCAGGCCACCATCTTAATACAAGGTAGCCTCTTTAATGATTTCAGCCAAGAAACTTGGTTGTGAACCCACACAACTTGTGGACTATTGTTCATTCTGCTGCCCTGTGGTCCCTAGCCGAgagacagcagcaggcagggagatgtACCAGCATCTTAGCTCTCCCCAGCAGGCAAGGCGGATGACCAagggctccagcagcagggTCCACAAATCAGGGAAACCGATGCTGGAAGTAGCACACAAAACTGACTGTGTCTAAAACTACTTGTATAGAAATGAAGTAATCCCTCAAAAGATTGCAGGATGGGGGGGCACGGAGTGTGTCCCTACCAAGTATACCATGTACGCAGGGGCCAGACCCACCTTGTGCATTATTAACCACTCAGGCTAAACAGCTCACAAGAGCGGAGTCCACACTATCTTCCAGTATTTACCCCTTGTTCAGTACACTTCCAGTGGGACTTCGGACTACAGGCTGTGTCCTTGTTTTCAACGCCCTGCTGCCTGTAACAGCATCACTCCAGCCTGTGATTCCAGCTGCCCTAGACATATGCCTTTTATccaaggcttttttaaaaacacataatTGGGAGAAACTGGCATTTTCAGGGCATGATTCAGTCTGGCATCCTAAAATTTCTCTCTTTGAATAAAAACCGTAACTGAGCTGGTACCATGatccccaggctggcaggcaaCATACATCCCACAAGTGCATTGTGGATTCCCTGGCTGAACACACCCCACACCCACTCATGCCATCTCTCATGCCTACTTATCTTAAGAACTATCAAAGAAAAGACAGGGTTAAGATCATCCCCACACAAATGTAGTTCGAGACAGAAGAGTGCCTCTCCAGAAtgggaggcagggagaaagcACAGTTTGTGAGGACTCCACTAAATACCTGGGTATAGGGTCCTTCCAGTCCCCCCTCTTATTGGCTTTGTTTGCTCTTGAGAACTCATTTGCCCGAATGCTGCCAAACAAGCCAAAGTGGAAGCGCAGCCAGTTGCCCGGACCTTCTGCTGCATCTGGGACTTCAGATCTTGAATGCTGGAGTTCTTGCAGCTCCTCATCCCGGGGATGTGCCTGTGGAGCACAAACCTGTTCTAGCCCTCCCTGGGCAGGAGAACTTGCCCCACTAGCAGCCTCTCTTTGCAGCACTCCCTCTTCTGCAGTTGGTCCTAAGGGACCTTCAGCTGCCACAAATGCCAGGTACAAGTTCTTCCCATGAACCTGAGAAAAAAGGTGGGATGTACTGAGGATCCATATAACCTCTGGCTGTTTCCATACAAGTGACTATTTTCTACAACCTCTTTTAGATAGAAGGCACATCACCCCAGCATCTGAGCCATTCCCATCAGAGCTGCAGTCATCCTCTCAGCATCCCTTCTTTGTCTACATGACGCACAAGGTGTTTAGATGCCACTCCAGTGTGAAGCCCCCCCCAGAGGCTCCTGTCAGGCCAAAGAGACACACCAGGACAGACACTCAGGGTTTCAAAGTCTGTCATCACTGCTTCGCGTTTGCCTCCCCACTTTGTGCTGGCCTCAAGCATGTCAGGCTAAGGTGACTTAACTCAATGGTGGGTCTGAAGCCACAGGCTAGCCACAAATGACAGTTGAGCAGCTCACATCTGTGCCCCTAGCTGAGACTATCAGGTAATcagaggtgaggctgcactAGCATTTGGTCAGTCAAGTCCAAGTCATCATCCGAGGGAAGTCAGGCAAGTGAAGTCCCCAGCAGGACTGACCCAGTGTAACTATCTCACAAGTGCATAGGCATTTCAACCTAGCCAGGTGAAACCCTGCTCTCTGGCATACGGGAAGCAACTGTGCAAGTTCACAGCTGAGGGAAacaaggctgctgcttctgataTCCACATACTGAAGAAATCAACTCTCATCTTCTACAAACAGCCCTCATCAATTCCTTATCCCTTGAGAGGCACAGAACCAGTACATTAGCATGACTGACTCAAAACTGCAAATAATTCTGGGCACCTCCATGTCTAGCCACATCACTGCaacagcctctcctcacagtaACCTTCATCCCAAACTTTGCAACACAGAGCAGTACTCCAAAATGGGCATTCACATCTCTTTGGCCACACGCACCCATTTTGTGGCTATAAACAAAGCCAATGGCCCACCTCCAACACAAGCTTGGTGTCATTCTTAGGTTATGCACCTTCTGTGACCCAGATGCAGGACAATGGCGGTTTGCCTCAGACTGGTCATGGACCACTAAGTTCATCTTTAGTACAGCTCACCTGGGAGTCCTGGAGCCTCAGGGCATTCAGGTCATTCACATTGATCTTTCAGCTGCTTCCCCCCACCTTGGCCACCACTTGTCCCACAAAAGGGGAGGTCAGCAGCTGGAACTTCCTCACCAATGGGCCCTCCGGCATCTCCAGCAGCTGTTGAGGGAATAGCAGGTCCTTCTCACGCTTGGTGCCCTAGGCTTGAAGGAAAGTTGCAACtcagaaatgcacaaaaccagTCAGAGGCTGAGCTCACCACAATCTCCTCACCCCCATTTTCCTCCTCAAGTCCCTGTGGCAAAGTCCATGAAGAGAAATAGGTTCCTTTCAGgcccagagaggtgggggaATTTCCAACCTTGGGGATATTTGTAATTCAATCAAAtaaggccctgagcaacctgctctaatGGTAATTTTCACCCCACAGGCAGGAATTTGGCCTGGGGATCTCCAGAAGTCCTTTCCTACCACAGGTTCTCCAGGAGTCAGAGGATCTTAAATTAGACTGTTTAGCATCTCTCTCCTCACCAAGAACAAGACCTCACCTAACTCCAACCATTCTCTGTTACAGTCTTGATGTCCTAGTACAAAGGATGACTGCAACCTTACATAGATATTAATGAACCAGAACCAGCGCAGGCCAGTGAGCCATCCTTTTCCTGATACAGCCACGAAGGCAAGCCCTGgtccctgctcagccctggagTTACCTCATCCCCTCCCCTTGCTTTACCAGCTGCTTGCCCCACTGAGTGCAATAGCATGGGGCCAGTTAGGGAGCATTCATACACTCTACCAGCAGCATCTGGGATCAGAATACTCTGGATGAGGGGGAGATGAAGCAGCACCATCCTACAGCATCCTGTAGCTCCCTCCAGGAAGTCACAGCAGTACATAAGGAGTTATTTCTGGCATGAAATGCCAGCCACATGTCACTTGCAGTTCTTCTGAGGACTTCTGCCAGGACTGGGTGTACAAGAAAGCAGGCTCCAGGACAAGGAAAGCACAGTTTGGCTTTCATCTCACAGTGCCAGTTCCCCCTGCAGACTAATCCCGGAGACCAGCACTCACCAGAGGCTCAGCTTCAAACTCCACAGCACTCGGTACAAGGCTCTGAAGCTACCTGGCACAGCTCTGAGATAGCTTGATGTGAAAATCAACAGCAATCTTGTGCATGGTCCCCCACCAGAAGAGGCATTCCCACCTCATCTAGCATCTCAGCTTCTCCACTGTCTGGGCTAGCTCAGATACAGCAGCCCATGGTTGTATCAGCTCAGAGAGACTGTAAAACCAAAGCCTTCAGTGCCACATGCTCCTGCCACAGCAAGGGGACATCCTTGTCCACTGAAGCTCTTAGCCCAGAAGAGGCATTTAAGCCAGCAGCCACCTCCACGGGGCTGTGAACAGCAGCGAGGTGCGGACATACCCTCAACAGGAGCAGGCAAGGCAGCATGGCTGTAAACGCCTTCATGTTCTGCAGGACAAACCAAAGCCCTTTTTGGAAGGCCTTAGGAGGAAAATGTTACCTGGATCCAAGAtatgaaattcaaaatattatttgttcaTACAAACTAGCTTTACCAGGAGTAAAAGACTGAGCTTTATTCCTGTGTCTCCTAGGGCATGGGATAATTATTCACAGGCCTGCTCCAGTTTCACCCAAAACAGCTGCATATTGTGTTCAGACTTTAGTCAAAAGCCAGTTGCAGATCAAGAGTCAGCTAAAGACAAGCTCCTGCTACCGAAGGCATCAGCAGCAACCTGGATCCCTGGGAGCAGCGTTTGGCTGCTGGACACAGGTCATCCAAGGGGTCTGCCCATGCCCCAGGGCCCTTTGGGTCTTCCTCCTGACTATCCAGGCACTGGCTTCATATCAGGCAGCATGGATTGAGCCCCAGGACAGCTCCCACAGCCCAGACCCCAAGGAAGCCCAtcacctgcagagctgcacagctCCAGTTGCTGCTGATTCAGCTCACAGCAGGCTCGTTGTGAGACACTACAAGTGCTGAGCACTTTGTAAGGTTTTAATGCACACACTCCCCCAGCTGTAGCCACTCTGGACAGCAGAATAATGCTCCTCTTCAAGAGGAGAGCCTGCCCTTTCCCCCAGGGCATTAGAAGAACCAGCATCTGCTGTCTCTggtctcctccttctctccatgGACCTCCCTACTTTGCCTTTTCGCTCCAAACCTACTTCAGCCTCTTCCAAAATGCTTCCCCCctccaaggaggaagaggaggataacaagccccagctctctgcagggCATGACACCCATCTCCCCAAGAGCATGACCATGGCACCCCAGAGCCTGTCCCAGCAAGCCACCTGAGCTGGTACCACTACAGGTCTGGGGCAGGGAGCCAGGCCTCCAGGAGAAATCCTCCCCATGTATGGGCTCATTTCCAGTCCTGGTGCTCAGACAGAAGCCAAGCACCCACACCGGGACATTACAAGGACAAGAGTGCCAAGTTCACCCACCTCAACCCAGCTTTACCTGCATACCCACACTGCCAGCTCACCTGCACCCAGGGATCGCAGCCCCACACGCCGCTGTGGAGGAAGCCCCACCGTGGCTTCACACCCCTGTACATGGCTCCTGCAGGGATTTCAAGGCACAGCCCTGACCCTCCACGTGCAATTGGGGGGGTACAGAGCTCCCCATCTTCTCACACTCAGCCAAGCATCAATTTGCACCTCTCCAAAACAACTGAGCCCAGAGTTTCCACCCCATtctccccagggcaggggaggcacCCATTGCGCTCCCCCAAACCCCATATTCCTGCATCCAGCCCTCAAGCCACTGCCCTTCCCAGGCCCACCCTACACATGCACCTGGGAAGCAGACCACAcagcctttctcccctccttccttgcccCCCTTCTGCTCCTCCATGCTCCAGAGCCCTTCCTCTGCCCTCAGTTCCCCTTCCAACACCCCCAGCCACCTCCCACAGCACCTCCACACTCTCCATGACCAACTTACCCACCCTCAACATCACCATCTGCACCCAAAACCCTTCCACCCATCCACTTTTATAGAGGAGGAGGACCCTCCCCCCCTAAATAGGAGGGGAGCTTCCCAATTggctgctgggggaggaaggggtgggGTTTCAAGTTCTGGCTGTAGTCACCCCACCAGTTGCACCAGTGTCCAAGGACTGGTTGGACTGGGAAGGAGGCTGGGCGCCCTGAAAGGAAGGTTGGGTGCTTGTAGGAGAGCTGTGCTCAGGCACCTCCACCCCCTGCAGCAGCGCAGCCCCTGCTGGCAATGTGATTTTGGCCTGAGGGGGGTCTCTCTGAGTTCGGCTGGAAGCATTTAGGCTGAACAACAGCCTACTACGCAAAACGGTGTTAGTGAGCACACCAAAAAGATAAGTCATGATGGTATTAAAGTGCCCTGAGgagcttttcctctctctgctgtgctaGGGGGATTACCTGCTGCATGGAAGACATATTGGGTGCTTTTCCCCCTTTGTATTAAAATCAtaggatggtttgggttggaagggaccttgaagatcacctagttccaacccccctgccatcggcagggacaccttccactagaccagcttgctcaaagccccatccagcctggccttgaattGCTCCATTGCTGGGTCTGTCACTTCTGGTGTTTGTCATCCTGCGCTGGCCATCCCAGCTCCTACCTAAGAGAAGGGGCTCAGTGTGGCTCCTGGGCTTGGAGGCAACATTCAGTCTCCTGCAATGACTCATTGCTTGGGTGTCCCCAGGTCTGAGCAATTAATTAACCAATGATTGTGCCTCTCATTAGAATCTaacatttatttggaaaaacatttccacCATGAGGGTGGTCAAACGCTGGAACAGGGACCCGAAGAGGTTGTAGGATTTCCATCCTTGGGGATATTCAACGCTTGACTGAGCAGGACCCTGAGAAACCTGATCTAGTCCCTTCTGATTTAAATTACTCTGTAATTCTATCATTATGAGCTCCCTAGGACAGGACCCACTGCAGCGTTGCTTCTCCAGGTGCACTGCATATGTGGTCATTTACCCCCAGCCCTCTCCAAGAAGCCCACGAGGGTAGTCAGAGTCAAGCAGCAGCCTTCTGgttttattatcattgttttatttccattagtTCTAAAGGTGTAGAAGTTACGTGGATTGGTAGCCATACTACTTCATAATATATAGTTTTTTAGATCTTTAAATAATTACAGCTTGTTCAGTTGGTTggtttccctctcccccttaCAAATAAGTGTCTATTTCCATGGGACCTTCCCAGATGACCTGGGAAGCTTCAAACTTTATAcatggggggggaaaaaagcaaaacagaacacCACCCCTGACATAGTCACAGCTTCAGTGTTACATTAAGAGTTGTTGATCGCTTTTAAAGCTCCCTTACAATATTCCTGAGCTCCTCCTGATTGCACCCTCTCCAGTCAGCCCATAAGATTGCAAGGAAAATATGGATCTCTTCTGATCAATTTACAAAAGAAGAACTGAAGTGATTCAAGATATTGCACTTCCACAAAGAGGAAAGACATTTAGAAATGGTTAAATGACCTTTCTACCCCTCTGGCTTCCCGTCCTGCTTCTCATCTGCTCATTTCACTCCGGTGACCACTGAGCCATTGCAAAGGCCTGGCTTGGCACAATCAAACCTTGTGCTGCAAACCCTTCGACATCAAAATTTGCATGTGTGATTAGTGATGACCTCTAAGGGAACAAATCCCACTAAACGCATTTATATACGTGCTTAAGTGTTTTGCAGGACTGGGCCCTTGCCTCTTACTCCTCAGGGCAGGGATGGTTCTTGGTCCTGCATTTGTGTAGGACCTGGCCTGGTATGGTCCTCACTAGGTTCTCCAGCCACGctgcaatgaaataaattacagcaataataatagcaataattatCTTGCCTAATAAGTGTATCTAATTTCATTAGCGAAACAGGCTCTAAATGCCTCCCCCATcatgggaaggaaagcagagctcaggTGGAACCCAGAATTTTGTAAGTTGCCCCTCCTGCTAGAATGAGCTGAGTGTCCTGAAACTGGTAGCACTTTTATCCTCTCGTCCTGTGAGTATCCCTTCACCTGTCACTTCTGGTGTTTGTCATCCTGCGCTGGCCATCCCAGCTCCTACCTACCAGAAGGGGCTCAGTGTGACTCCTGGGCTTGGAGACAACTTTCAGTCTCCTGCAATGACTCATTGCTTGGGAGTCCCCAAGCCTGAGCAATTAATTTACCAATGATTGTGCTTCTCATTAGAATCTAACGTTtatttggaaaaacatttccacCATGAGGGTGGTCAATAGCTCTACAACAGTTTTGGGTGATTGAAAGGAACAGCAGAACCAGGCGCATCTGAACTTCTACTGCTTGTGGTGCAAAAGGGGGGACAAAAGAGTTAATTTCTACCACTAAAGAGAGACAAGTTGTCCTCACAGCCCCCTTAGCCTCACCTTCTCAATGCAGACGACTTGTTCTGTTATCAGGGTCCTCGTAAATGCTCCTCACTGCAtttcaagaattatttttaaggctttGCGGAAGGCTGAGAACCAGTTAACAAATCTCTACCATGGTCATTTAGATAACCTGAGGGAGCATAAGGCAAGCTTATGTCCTGCAGAGGTTTTCCCCTCTTGCATTGCAAACAGACTCCTTTATGGCATCTCAGAGTGTGTTTTAAGGGCAGGAGAAAAAATGCAGCCAGGGAGTTTAGCTCTGAGGGCAGTAGGAGGAGTGCAGTAATAAGGCAAGGTGGACAGAGCCTCTGGGAGCATCCGtatggaaagagaaatgaggcGTGTGGTTAGTCCGGACTTTAGCTCCTCTCCAGGAGGCCACCGGCTCCCCTCCCTCTCAGGTTGTCCAGGGTAGTTCTAGGTGTCTCAAATGTGTGCATTAGCCAAGTGGCATCTTTGTGGTGCGTGCTTCTCTGTTACGGACAGGAATTCACAGCCAGATCCCAAGAGACCTCAGTTGCCATTTACAAAGGAATATAGGTCAAGGAGGAGGCTGGCTAAAGACCTGCACGCCCGGGGAGAACTGCCTTTATGTTTTCACCCCAAATTCATATTTTTAGGTGCTATTTCTGGCCTCTTCTCTGCAGCCTACCACACCTGAGCAGAATcgcagcattttatttatttttattcatgtttcaTGAATGTCTTTTCCTTGTCTGTAATTAACACTAATGAGGCTAGACCCTGCATTAGCTCAGCAAGACAGAGTGGAAACTCTGGGGCAGACACCATCCAGCCATTCCCATGGCGTCACTGCCATGGTGTTTTTCTCTGAGGAGTGCAGAGGCTCTGTCACCCCTCCAAAACCCTGCAAATCTGAGTTACGCAGAGCACAGGGAATGTGGAAGGGTCCAGGTCTCTACTGTGACTCCAGTCCCAGTCTTTATCATGACCAGTCCAGTTGAATCCTTCTCCTTAAAGAAGCTTTTCTACCATCAGGAGGAAAATGGCGAGTTCAAAGACAACACAAtgccattctttttcttcaaacataTATGTGGCTTTCCTCTTCGCCAAGCCATGTATCTTGGTGTTTGGGTGGAAACACTCTCTGTGGGAATGTTAAACAGTGGGAGACAGAGGATGGCACATTTAGGAGGGATGCACGATCCCTATTCTAGATTTTCACTTGGTAGTTCCGTACTTGAGTTCTGGatgcagggaggaaaagagaggagctgggaaggCAAGAAGAGTAACAGTTTGGGAGTGGACAGAAACAAAAGTGGAGAATCTTGTAGGATGAGGTCTCCCAGAAATTCTCTGCCTGGACAGGCAAAGCTGTCCCTCCTCAGAAACGTTGATGAAAACGTCATGGCAAGCATCTGGTGAAGCACTTAGGCTGCGCAGGGGAGCTGTGGCATCTGCGATGCTGGAGTTTGTTAAGCGCATGCTAGAGAAAGAGCAGTCAGGGCTAGGTTAGGTAGAATTGATCCCTTTGGGAAAAGGGAATGAGTCGGTGAGCTCTCAGCATCTCTTCCAGCTCCATTTGCTAGGATTCCCTGGTTGCTGAGAGCCTTATGGGCAAGAAAAAACACGAGTCTTGTTTAATACTCATGCATGAATGGACTTATGCTTCTCTTGCAGGCAAGCAAGTCTGTGCACATGCTTGGTAAAGAAAACGGCCCCTGCCTACCTCCATTAGAGGCTGAAGCCCTTGCTTGTTGCAAAAGGTGAAATCCTAAAGGGTTAGATGTGTGAAGTGGTCACGAGCCAGCTGTTAGAAGGAAAGTGGGCACTCACAGTACAgccaaaaataaatgacaatCAGATTTCATCAATGACATCAAAACCAACATAAAAGtatgcaaaataattaaattagcTGTCTCAAAAGCAATGGCACAGCAGCGTTAGAAGAGCATCTTTCACTTGCTGTGCTCTTGAATAATCTCTGGGCCTGGCTTGTAGCTATCCGTAAGGGAGGAGCCCAGCAATTTCCTCCAGGATTTGATGACCAACATGGGTCTCCTCTACCTGCTTCCAGAAGGTTCCTCCTTCCCAAATCCTGCTTTGACTTTGGACAGACCTTCTCCAGGCTCAGCCAACAACCTTTTGGAAACACAGTCCCATGCTTTTGTAATGATAAATAGGAAAGGAGTTACTAAATACGGACATTCATTAGCTTTTCAGACCATCTAGGAAAATGAAGACAATGCTCTAGATGTGTGAGCTGAGGATGTTTGGGGGGGAgggtctctttttttctctgccctAGATCATATCAAATCCACTAAAGCCACCACAGCATGTCTAGTGAAGTCTGTTCAACAAACTGTTCTGGAACTGGCTCCATTTGGTGAAAGATCACTGAATTTGGGAAATGAGAAGATGGTGGCATTTTCTTCTGGtcaggaaaagaacagatggtgacagaagaaaaatgtatctctgctccaccattgTCTGAGTCTTAAATgccaggtatttttaaataaacaaaactcaAGAACTGTGTCCATCTTTGTGTTTCTGGCTATTTCACAGAAGGCGGTGACAATCAAATAGAGAGGC encodes the following:
- the NEIL2 gene encoding LOW QUALITY PROTEIN: endonuclease 8-like 2 (The sequence of the model RefSeq protein was modified relative to this genomic sequence to represent the inferred CDS: substituted 1 base at 1 genomic stop codon), with product MPEGPLVRKFQLLTSPFVGQVVAKVGGSSXKINVNDLNALRLQDSQLRLVLHFESGGFLVFYNCRMQWCSSPRADPTSDILSVEFHRGQALDALRTPNPICYTLLDQRYFSGLGNIIKNEILYLAKIHPLTHGSLLALSDLERLLDCAIQFSSDWLHSKLHGKGLHPQIYQKEQCPLGHAVMKETLGPSGGFKRLTWWCPQCQPAVLSGDGDPSPVTK